One part of the Raphanus sativus cultivar WK10039 chromosome 7, ASM80110v3, whole genome shotgun sequence genome encodes these proteins:
- the LOC108817762 gene encoding uncharacterized protein LOC108817762 — MVWFRAGSSVTKLAVRRILNQGTRTPRYLPSQNRSFHSSLYRPNPQTSAAAPVPRAVPLSKLTDSFLDGTSSVYLEELQRAWEADPTSVDESWDNFFRNFVGQAATSPGISGQTIQESMRLLLLVRAYQVNGHMKAKLDPLGLEQREIPEDLDLALYGFTEADLDREFFLGVWQMSGFMSENRPVQTLRSILTRLQQAYCGSIGFEYMHIADRDKCNWLREKIETPTPWRYNRERREVILDRLAWSTQFENFLATKWTTAKRFGLEGGESLIPGMKEMFDRAADLGVVSIVIGMSHRGRLNVLGNVVRKPLRQIFSEFSGGIKPVDEVGYTGTGDVKYHLGTSYDRPTRGGKKIHLSLVANPSHLEAADSVVVGKTRAKQYYSKDLDRTKNLGILIHGDGSFAGQGVVYETLHLSALPNYTTGGTIHIVVNNQVAFTTDPRAGRSSQYCTDVAKALSAPIFHVNGDDVEAVVHACELAAEWRQTFHSDVVVDLVCYRRFGHNEIDEPSFTQPKMYKVIKNHPSTLQIYHKKLVECGEISQQDIDRIQEKVNTILNEEFVASKDYLPKKRDWLSTNWAGFKSPEQISRVRNTGVKPEILKTVGKAISSLPENFKPHRAVKKVYEQRAQMIETGEGIDWALAEALAFATLVVEGNHVRLSGQDVERGTFSHRHSVLHDQETGEEYCPLDHLVMNQDPEMFTVSNSSLSEFGVLGFELGYSMESPNSLVLWEAQFGDFANGAQVIFDQFVSSGEAKWLRQTGLVVLLPHGYDGQGPEHSSARLERYLQMSDDNPYVIPDMEPTLRKQIQECNWQIVNATTPANYFHVLRRQLHRDFRKPLIVMAPKNLLRHKDCKSNLSEFDDVQGHPGFDKQGTRFKRLIKDQNDHSDLEEGIRRLVLCSGKVYYELDDERKKVGASDVAICRVEQLCPFPYDLIQRELKRYPNAEIVWCQEEAMNMGAFSYITPRLWTAMRSLGRGDMEDIKYVGRGPSAATATGFYTFHVKEQAELVQKAIGKEPIS, encoded by the exons ATGGTGTGGTTTCGAGCTGGTTCAAGCGTGACGAAGCTCGCCGTACGAAGGATCTTGAATCAAGGCACGAGAACACCACGCTACCTCCCTTCTCAAAACCGTTCCTTTCACTCATCCCTCTACAGACCAAACCCTCAGACCTCCGCTGCTGCTCCCGTTCCTCGCGCCGTCCCTCTCTCTAAGCTAACCGACAGCTTCCTAGATGGGACCAGCAGCGTCTACCTCGAGGAGCTTCAACGAGCCTGGGAAGCTGATCCCACCAGCGTTGACGAGTCCTGGGATAATTTCTTTAGGAACTTTGTGGGCCAGGCTGCCACTTCCCCTGGCATCTCCGGTCAGACGATTCAGGAGAGTATGCGTCTCCTTTTGCTTGTGAGGGCTTATCAGGTGAACGGTCACATGAAAGCTAAGCTGGATCCCTTGGGTTTGGAGCAGAGGGAGATCCCTGAGGATCTTGACTTGGCTCTTTATGGATTCACTGAGGCTGATCTTGACAGAGAGTTCTTCTTGGGAGTCTGGCAGATGTCTGGTTTCATGTCTGAGAACCGGCCCGTTCAGACGTTGCGTTCTATATTGACGAGGCTCCAGCAGGCTTACTGTGGGAGTATTGGGTTTGAGTATATGCACATTGCGGATCGGGATAAGTGTAACTGGTTGAGGGAGAAGATTGAGACTCCGACTCCTTGGAGGTATAATAGGGAGCGCCGCGAGGTGATTCTCGACAGGCTTGCTTGGAGTACTCAGTTTGAGAATTTCTTGGCTACCAAGTGGACTACGGCTAAGAGGTTTGGGCTTGAAGGTGGAGAGTCTTTGATTCCTGGCATGAAGGAGATGTTTGACAGGGCGGCTGATCTTGGAGTTGTGAGCATTGTTATTGGAATGTCTCACAGAGGGAGACTGAATGTGTTGGGTAATGTTGTTAGGAAGCCGCTACGTCAGATTTTCAGCGAGTTCAGCGGTGGTATTAAGCCTGTGGATGAAGTTGGCTACACTGGGACTGGTGATGTTAAGTACCACTTGGGTACCTCTTATGATCGACCTACAAGAGGTGGTAAGAAAATCCATCTCTCGTTGGTTGCAAACCCAAGTCACTTGGAAGCTGCAGACTCGGTTGTTGTTGGTAAAACCAGAGCGAAACAGTACTACTCCAAGGATTTGGACAGGACCAAGAACTTGGGTATTTTGATTCATGGAGATGGTAGTTTTGCTGGACAGGGAGTGGTTTACGAGACGCTTCATCTTAGTGCTCTTCCGAACTACACCACCGGTGGTACCATACATATTGTGGTGAACAACCAAGTGGCTTTCACCACGGATCCAAGAGCTGGGAGGTCTTCTCAGTACTGTACTGACGTTGCTAAGGCTTTGAGTGCTCCCATCTTCCATGTTAATGGAGATGATGTTGAAGCTGTTGTTCATGCCTGCGAGCTTGCTGCTGAGTGGCGTCAGACTTTTCATTCCGATGTTGTTGTTGATTTGGTTTGCTACAGGAGGTTCGGACATAATGAGATAGATGAACCATCTTTCACTCAGCCAAAAATGTACAAG GTTATTAAGAATCATCCCTCAACGCTTCAAATCTACCACAAGAAGCTCGTGGAATGCGGTGAAATATCACAACAGGATATCGACAGGATTCAGGAGAAGGTTAACACCATTCTCAACGAAGAGTTTGTTGCTAGTAAAGATTATCTACCTAAGAAGCGAGATTGGCTTTCAACCAATTGGGCTGGATTCAAGTCTCCTGAGCAGATCTCACGTGTTAGAAACACTGG AGTCAAACCTGAGATACTTAAGACTGTTGGCAAGGCAATTTCATCGCTACCGGAAAACTTCAAGCCCCACAGAGCGGTGAAGAAAGTTTATGAACAGCGTGCTCAAATGATTGAAACAGGAGAAGGCATTGATTGGGCACTTGCGGAAGCTCTTGCTTTTGCTACCTTAGTTGTGGAAGGCAACCATGTCCGCTTGAGTGGTCAGGATGTCGAAAGAGGAACCTTTAGTCATCGTCATTCTGTCCTTCATGACCAGGAAACTGGAGAAGAGTATTGTCCTCTAGATCATCTCGTCATGAATCAGGATCCTGAGATGTTCACTGTCAGCAACAG TTCTCTTTCAGAATTTGGAGTTCTTGGGTTTGAGTTGGGTTACTCAATGGAAAGTCCAAACTCGTTGGTGCTATGGGAAGCTCAGTTTGGAGACTTTGCCAATGGTGCTCAGGTGATATTTGATCAGTTCGTCAGCAGTGGAGAAGCAAAGTGGCTGCGTCAAACCGGGCTTGTTGTGCTACTTCCCCATGGATATGATGGTCAGGGCCCTGAACATTCAAGTGCTAGGCTGGAACGTTACCTTCAG ATGAGTGATGACAACCCTTATGTCATACCAGACATGGAACCTACATTGAGAAAGCAAATCCAAGAATGCAATTGGCAGATTGTTAATGCCACCACTCCTGCCAACTATTTCCATGTTCTGCGTCGTCAG CTACACAGAGACTTCCGTAAGCCTCTGATCGTAATGGCACCAAAGAACTTGCTCCGTCACAAGGACTGCAAATCAAACCTCTCTGAGTTTGATGATGTCCAAGGACACCCTGGTTTTGACAAGCAAGGGACTAGGTTCAAGCGATTGATCAAGGATCAGAATGATCACTCTGATCTTGAAGAAGGCATCAGAAGATTGGTACTTTGCTCCGGAAAG GTTTATTACGAGCTTGATGATGAGAGGAAGAAGGTTGGAGCAAGCGATGTGGCTATTTGTAGAGTGGAACAGCTTTGTCCTTTCCCATATGATCTCATTCAGCGTGAGCTCAAGAGATATCCAA ATGCGGAGATAGTTTGGTGCCAAGAAGAGGCGATGAACATGGGAGCATTCAGCTACATAACTCCAAGGCTATGGACAGCAATGAGAAGCTTAGGCAGAGGAGATATGGAAGACATTAAGTACGTTGGTCGTGGACCTTCTGCTGCTACTGCCACTGGTTTCTACACTTTCCATGTCAAAGAGCAAGCCGAGCTCGTCCAGAAAGCCATTGGAAAGGAACCCATCAGTTAA